In the Candidatus Woesearchaeota archaeon genome, AGGTTCCATCAAACGTTCCTTCGTCGCCCATTGCATCTGAATAAAGCCGGCCACCAATCTGAACATCCCATCCTTTTGCAATAACTGCTTCTTGCACTGCTTGGATAGTTCGTGCAGGAATTGAGGTTTCAACAAAAATTGCCTTGATCTTTCGATCGACAATAAAAGTAACAAGATCTTGCACATCCCTTGTGCCTGCCTGTGCTTCTGTTGAGATTCCTTGTAATCCCCTGACTTCAAAGCCATAGGCTTTTCCGAAATAGTTAAATGCATCGTGAGCAGTAATCAGTACTCGCTGATCTTCAGGGACTTCCTGTACTTTTTCCTTGACATATGCGTCAAGATCCGCAAGCGTGGCAAGATAAGCAGCAGCATTTTTTTCGTATGCTTCAGCATGTTCCGGATCAAGAGCAGTAAACTCATCACGTATTCTCTCGGTTACTTTCATCCAGTTTTGTACATCAAACCAAACATGAGGATCGTAATGACCCTTGAATTCCGGAGGTTCGAGTAATTCTTGCTCAGGAATAGATGTTGCTACAGGAACGGTCTTTTTCTGTGATGCCATTTGCACAAGCACATCACCCATTCTTGCCTCAAGATTTAATCCATTATACAGAATGATGTCCGCTTCACGTAGTTTTGTGACATCTCCTTCACTTGCCTTGTAGAGGTGTGGATCAACCCCAGGTCCCATAAGGCTTTCAACAGTAACATAGGCTCCTCCAACATTCTTGGCAGCGTCAGCAATCATTCCCGTAGTAGCAACAACAAAGAGCTTATCAGTACTTTCATCTGATGCTTGGTTACAACCTGTAAGCAGAACTATCAAAAAAAATAGACCCAATATTCCAATCAGTTTTTTGTTAGTCTTATCACGTTTGGGTGAGTTAGTCATTGTATCCCTCCTCAGCATCTAGCTTACTCGTATGGGCGGAATGGGCTTGCCATGCGGATCTTTATCTGGATGCTTCAAGAGATCCTTCAACCGTTCTACGCATTCATCATCAAATGCATGTTCAAGTTTATGTGCTAAGCCATGAATTTTTTCTTTTCGTATTTCCAAAATCTCTACGAGGAAAATTTCTATGATGCGATGTTTTGCCGTTATCTCTTCGGCAAGCTTCTTTCCTTTGGGAGTAAATCGTAGCCTGCCATAACGTTCAAAGTGAACATATCCCTTAACTGCTAATTCATTCATCATTTTACTGACTGAAGGCTTGGTAACATGGAGATAGATAGCAACCTCTGCAGACTTAATGCCCTTAGTTCCGATTGCGTGTTCCTTTTGCTTAATCTCCTGAATACGACAATTCTCTTCCCAGAGATGATACAAAGCACGGAGGTAGTCTTCTTGCGTAACTGATATCATTTTTATTTGATTCATACAGACCTAAAAAGTTAGCCTAATGAAACTTTATGTTACGGTAGTGCATCTTATATAAATAGCTTTCTATTTTACGTATGCTAACACCGCTATAATTTCTCAGAAGGCTTATCGTACCGAGTTATGTTTTTTCTGGATTTCCATGCAGACCTTGCAATCTTCTGGCAGGCTTTTATCATGCTTTCGATGGATATCACAGATTACTTGAGAACCACGAAACTTCGTAGAGATATCGTACAAATATTTTAGTACCTGCTCTTTGTCACGAACAATTTTCTTTGCTGTTTCCTTGATCTTAGCAAGATCTTCCTGAGAAAACGATACCTCAGTTGCCCGCTTTTCATTAAGGTATTGGGAGATGGCAGACTCTGTTAAACCAAGCATCTGTGCAGTCTCTTTTTGACTAAGCTTGTACTCAGTAACAAAAATCTTTGCAAGTTCTTTTCTCAGAGCGGGCAATATGTACCATACCTCAATCTCCTGTGGCATACTCTTAACCATGGTTTCTTCACGACCTATAGTATATAACCTTCTATATAATGTTTTGCTTTATTGACGAAACATTTAAATAGAATAAGCAGCTACTCTTCACAATTGTTAAGTTAGCATTATTTTTATTTTGAATCAGAATGATGGTAATAGAATGACTGAAGCAACACCTCTCTTTAACGTGGATATGAGTCAGTTCTCTGTTCGCAGAGAAGTCTATGACCAGGCAAATGAGGAGCGGCTGCTCTATAAACCACAGCAAGGCATTAGTGAAGAGCTTGTCCGTCATATATCTGCTTATAAGAAAGAACCCGACTGGATGTTGCAAAAACGTCTTACTGGTTATCGTAAATTCCTTGAACTTTCTCTGCCTACATGGGGCCCGGACTTACGTGCATTAGACCTTTCCAAAATTTATTTTTTCCTTGTCTCTGATGCTCAACGAAATGCCCATAGCTGGGATGATGTTCCTGAAGATATCAAGCGTACGTATGAACGTTTGGGAATTCCTGAATCTGAGCGTAAAGTACTTGGAGGTGTTGGGGCCCAATATGAATCTGAAGTAGTTTATCACCGACTAAAGAAGGAATTAGAAGATCAAGGAGTTGTTTTTCTTGATTGTGACGAAGCAGTAAAGCAGTATCCTGATCTTGTACAGAAATACTTTATGACAACCTGTGTACCGATTAGCTTGCATAAGTTTACTGCACTTCATGCAGCAGTCTGGAGCGGAGGAACCTTTATCTATGTCCCAAAGGGAGTTAAAGTAAGGATGCCACTCCAAGCATATTTCCGTATGAATGCTCGTCAGGGAGGCCAATTTGAGCATACCTTGATTATTGTTGATGAAAGAGCAGAGTGCCATTACATCGAAGGTTGTAGTGCTCCCCAATACACCCAAAACTCATTGCATGCAGGTTGTGTTGAAATTCATGTACTCAAAGGTGCACGAGCGCGGTATTCAAGCATTGAAAACTGGAGCAGGAATACCTACAATCTCAATACAAAGCGTGCGGTTGTCTATGAAGATGGTGTTATTGAATGGATTAATGGAAACCTAGGGTCTGGCGTTACTATGTTGTATCCAGCATCCCTTCTTATTGGAGATCGTTCAAAATCTGATTTTATTGGCATTGCGTTTGCTGGACAAGGACAGAACCAAGACACAGGATGTAAGGTCATGCACCTCGGAAAGTCAACAAGTTCAACCATCACGTCTAAGTCAATAAGCAAGGATGGGGGTATTACCTCTTATCGTGGTTTACTCAGTGTGGCCAAACATGCGATTCATACAAGCAGCAATGTGCAGTGCGATGCCTTGATGATGGATAATAAAAGTCAATCAAATACTTATCCTTCAATGGACATCAAAAATAGCAAGGTAAATATTGCCCATGAAGCAAGTGTTGGAAGAATTAATCCAGAACAGATCTTTTACTTGATGAGTCGTGGATTAGATGAAGACACGGCAACAAAGATGATTGTCTCTGGTTTTATTGAGCCGGTGGTGAAGGAACTTCCTCTTGAATATGCAGTTGAGCTTAACAGGCTTATTGAATTAGAGATGGACGGTTCTCTTGGATAATCTATGACTATCCTTCTAACGGTGAGATCATGAATGATATCCCTCATGAAGCATTTGAAAGCTTTATCAAGCAAAAACCAGAACCAGAATGGGTACGGAAAAAAAGAAGACAAGCCTTTCTTCGTTTACCAAGAGCTCTATTGCCGTCATTTCGTTATGGCCTTCAGATAATGGTTGCCCCAGAGCAATTTGATTTTTCAGGGGTTTTACCAAAGATAAAGACTACAGCAAACAGGATAAAGATCAACTGTCCCAAGGAAAATGGTCTTTTTTTTTATAACGGAGCACAATTTTATGATGATCCTCGCTTTGTATCATTTTTT is a window encoding:
- a CDS encoding zinc ABC transporter substrate-binding protein — translated: MTNSPKRDKTNKKLIGILGLFFLIVLLTGCNQASDESTDKLFVVATTGMIADAAKNVGGAYVTVESLMGPGVDPHLYKASEGDVTKLREADIILYNGLNLEARMGDVLVQMASQKKTVPVATSIPEQELLEPPEFKGHYDPHVWFDVQNWMKVTERIRDEFTALDPEHAEAYEKNAAAYLATLADLDAYVKEKVQEVPEDQRVLITAHDAFNYFGKAYGFEVRGLQGISTEAQAGTRDVQDLVTFIVDRKIKAIFVETSIPARTIQAVQEAVIAKGWDVQIGGRLYSDAMGDEGTFDGTYAGMVTHNIDTIVGALSEIDSRDQ
- a CDS encoding metal-dependent transcriptional regulator, producing MNQIKMISVTQEDYLRALYHLWEENCRIQEIKQKEHAIGTKGIKSAEVAIYLHVTKPSVSKMMNELAVKGYVHFERYGRLRFTPKGKKLAEEITAKHRIIEIFLVEILEIRKEKIHGLAHKLEHAFDDECVERLKDLLKHPDKDPHGKPIPPIRVS
- a CDS encoding helix-turn-helix domain-containing protein; this translates as MVKSMPQEIEVWYILPALRKELAKIFVTEYKLSQKETAQMLGLTESAISQYLNEKRATEVSFSQEDLAKIKETAKKIVRDKEQVLKYLYDISTKFRGSQVICDIHRKHDKSLPEDCKVCMEIQKKHNSVR
- the sufB gene encoding Fe-S cluster assembly protein SufB, translated to MTEATPLFNVDMSQFSVRREVYDQANEERLLYKPQQGISEELVRHISAYKKEPDWMLQKRLTGYRKFLELSLPTWGPDLRALDLSKIYFFLVSDAQRNAHSWDDVPEDIKRTYERLGIPESERKVLGGVGAQYESEVVYHRLKKELEDQGVVFLDCDEAVKQYPDLVQKYFMTTCVPISLHKFTALHAAVWSGGTFIYVPKGVKVRMPLQAYFRMNARQGGQFEHTLIIVDERAECHYIEGCSAPQYTQNSLHAGCVEIHVLKGARARYSSIENWSRNTYNLNTKRAVVYEDGVIEWINGNLGSGVTMLYPASLLIGDRSKSDFIGIAFAGQGQNQDTGCKVMHLGKSTSSTITSKSISKDGGITSYRGLLSVAKHAIHTSSNVQCDALMMDNKSQSNTYPSMDIKNSKVNIAHEASVGRINPEQIFYLMSRGLDEDTATKMIVSGFIEPVVKELPLEYAVELNRLIELEMDGSLG